The region AGAGCAGCACCGGCAAGACTGAAAGTATAACACTAGATActttattttcagtttataattTAAGGACAATGTGCTTTTCAACTTTTCCTGCAACAACCAATTGAGATAACTAAACCAATTGGTACCAAATCTTTTTGATGGATAGCTTTTTATGAACAAACCATAGCAAAACGATTTACATGCCATTTGATTATGAATCTTTAAAAAGTTCTCTCCCAAAATGTGTAAATTTAGAAATAGATTAGATCGGTGTAAGTTAGCTGTTCTATACAGaataaataaatttaagtttaaaaCAAGTGATTCATTATTTCttgtgtttgtttttgttatagcTACTCAAATTGATTGTATGGATACAAATATCAAATAATCagaatcataatcataataactTTACCCAAACGCTAAATCTTAATCCAGAAAACACTATAACCAAATAATTAAGTCATGCACATCTAACCACCCCCTTCTATGGCgtttttacatattttattaaCAAACAACATTACAAATTTGTAATGAAATCATAGATATAATTGCAAATACCATTGCGCATACATCTgcttataaaaaaaaacaaattaatgaaGATAGAATAAAATACACTTTAAATTTTCAAAAGCTTAAACTAATTTTCTATGATGACATTCCCATACCATGGGTTTTTCTTACTAAACTAACACTAACTATATAAACTAATTTCCCTCTCAtaactcacaaacaccaagttgAGTTTACCTTGGGATTCTGAAATGAGACTATTGGCATATTTGGCTTTGACTTTTGATTCAAAAATCTCAACAAATTATTCAATCGATGATTTGCAGATAGGGCATGATGTTTTCCTTCTCAGCCATTGATCGATACActgtaaaacacacacacacacacacaaagagcAATGGTTTATGAGTAAAAGATTTGTCTTCTTTGAAGAATTTCCAATTCATTTATAGTCATTTATTCTTTTTTTGTTACAACGACTTAATGGAGAAAGTTAAGGAAAGTAAGGCTATCCCCATTAAGTCCTACCTTTTTTAAAAATTTGCCCTTAATTATTTTTTGGGTTAATCATAAAAGTTTTTTTACCTCTTTGTGAAATCTATGAAGGCAAGGAAGATGACGAATGGTTTCACCAATTGCAGGAGTCTCAAGACAAATTGAGCATTCTTGAAGATTTTCAGCCTGCAAACAAAAATAGTATTTCTTTATTTattactaataaataaataaaataaccaCAAATTGTAAATTACCTGAACAGTTGACTCTGGTAAGTTATTAATTTGTGCAGGAGTTGCACCTCCATGTCTGTGATTATCATCATCAAGAGCCAATAACATTTCATAATCATCCCTGAATATCACAAACAcctcaaatattaaaaaaaaataaaaacataatattataaaataaagcATTGAAAGGATAAAATCAAGTCAACTTTCTTACTCATTGAATTCCCGCCTAATTCGTGACACATCATTACGCCTTCTCCTATCACCATCCGCCTCTAACATTTCAAGTATTTGCATTCTCTGTATTCAAACACATAAATAAAAAGATTTaaataaaaagattttaaaaaaataataataatacataccACGTCGACATCCATATTTGGAGGAAATATTGAGTTTCTTCGGTTAATTGTTTGGAAACGAGTTCTCAATTGAGACATTCTTGAGGAGGCACGAGCTTGAGGTTGAAGGCGTCTTTGAATTGAAGAGGGGCGTGAAGTATTTGGTTGTCGTGCATTTAATGATGATGGAGCTTGctgcataaaaataaaaaaataaaaaataaaaaatgtttttttttttttttaaaaaagttaagcATAAAAATGATATCGGAACATTAATTATGAAAAGATCGAATCCAAATATAATTTCTCGTTGGATGATGACATACACGGCGATATGGACGGCGACCTCCAGCCTGGCGTGTACTGTTGTCCTGCTGAGCTGGCATTGCAAATGGAAGATTTGAATCCATCTGTGATAATAGGGAAAGCATGTGTAACATTGTAAGTAAATAAAAGGTAGACATATAAGTATaactatataagtatataacaTAAGCTATTTTTTGTTCATAGTTATATgagtaaattacaaatttggtccctcgGTTTAGTATTTATTTCGGTTTTGGTTCCAATAAGCATCGGTTAGGAATTTTGGTTCTGATTTTAGAGTTTCATGACAATTTTGGTCCATGAATCGTTGAATCTAACTATTAGctgttaatttttttaaatgactgttttgcccttggacaaaaactaaaataaatagTTATACCACAGcacagggaccaaatttgtatttttcttagtttttttattgaattattttcTAAATCATATATTAAGaagtatttagttttttttaatttaggtTACAATTGAAATAATCATTTTGTCCTTAGTCCACTGATTTtgttaataaaaaataaacaacaatactcaAATCCCGTTGGACATAGAAGAAAGGGTAGTTTAAAAACATGgtatatttttttttcagtttgAGGGCAAAAAGGtcatttttttaaaagttaacTGCTGAACAGTTAGAAttaatgatttaaggaccaaaatcGTTATGAAACATCAAAATAAGAACCAAATTATAATTTACTCTaagtataaaaataaaagtaaaaagaaaGAACCTCATTAACTTCAAGGACAGGTGTCAGCTCCTCATCGTATAACTGTTGTTGCAATTCTCTAGCCAACATCTCATCTGCCTCGACCTGTAAAGCTCTAACACCTGAATCCTCATTATTACATGTAATGGGCTCCACCACTGGGTTCGAGGGGCCCACACCATTAAGATTCTTGTTcctttttggtcttgaatttgaAGTTTCTCCATTAAAATCATCCACAAGTGACACAGAACGTTTTCCAAGATTTCTTGAAGTGGacactgaagaagaagaagaagacactCTCTCTGATTCAACAAGATTTACAAAATCTTTTTCATTCCTATGATCCCTTTGCATCAACCCTTTTTTCTGTTGTTCAATGTCTCTCTGTTTCCTATGGTTGTGTGTGGTTCTCCATCTTTCTGATTCAGTAGATTGTTCTTTATGAATAGTTTTCCTGCAAGTATATATCATACAATCAATAAAGTTAAATTTACAAAAATACCCACCAAAAGATATTCAATTTGAAAAAAGATTACATGTTTGGTACCTATCAGGCTCTTTTAAAGGATGATGTGAATGTGATACTGATACTCCTTTTCCCTTACATCTATGTGAATCTTTATCTTCAGTTACCATATCCTTAATATCAACTGTATTTGAAATTGAACCATTTTCTCCTTCTTTTACCACAATACCAGTTTCATCCTTCTTTTCAATGTGTTTAGATTTTGCAATGTTATGAGGAGAAATACATCCATTTCTAACCAACATTCTCTTATGAGGGACTTTGATAGATGAGCAAGGTTGAATACTACTTTCAGCTTTATGATGAGCAACATTTTTGAAAGTATTATCTACTTTACATGATTTGCTTGATCTATCTAAAGACTCTACTGCAGGAAtacgattgaggggtaatacaccttttgtaaaagcatttactCTGCTAATTCCAGAATGCCCAATCCCATTTTGCTTGGATACACCAACAAAACTACCACCTTCTTGATGAGCTAACTTTTGAGCATCAGAATTACACAAAGATTTACCTTTACCTTTGTCATGTCTTGTAGTGTCTACAGAAGGTTTAGGATGTTCAAAAGAGGTTGAACTATAGGGATGAATAAACAATCTTCGGTTCCCACTAACTGTGGCTGATTTCCCATTTTCAATTTGCTGATTTCTCATTCTTCCATTAATATAATCTTTACTTGGTTTTTGATTATTTGTGGAAGCATTGTTTCGCCTTTCTTTGAAGTCACTATCATGTGTTGCTGATACTTGTTGTCTATCAGGTGTGTCAGGAACCTCCAACACCTGATTCACATCCATTAAATCCATGGTCTGCATCACAACAAGTCAACAAGCATGATCAATGGTTTATCCCAATGTTGAAATCATAATTGGAAAACTTAAAACAATAGGCAAAATTGGGAATCTGTAGTTTAGAAGTGCTCTTCATGATCATAATATTTGGAAGGAATAAGACAAGATTTTCAGGGGTTTGCCGAATTCAAAATCTTATtgatcagaatatatatataaactgaagggctaaagaaaaaaaaaagcacaAAATTAGTTCTTGACTTCTAATGAGAGCAACCAAGCTTCTCTGTTTGATCTCTTATGTGGCATATAAAGTTAAAACCCTGGATTTTGAGCAATATCTGGGAAGTTATCCCAAATTATagatataaacataaatttcatcaatttctagcatataaaattaaaaaaactgaAGTGACGGATTATACCTTGGATTGTTCCTGTAGGAGTTCCGACCTTGATTTCAAAGTCATCTGATAAAACCGATTTAGGAATCTAGGGTTCTTGGCGTATGGAAGACGATGATGCGCATGCTTCAAGTTTCCATTTTGTTTTCTGGGATGACAATTGACAGGCGGTGCGAATCGTTGGGCCTCGATTCACAGCTACAAGCAGCCCATCCTAAATTTTATGAGCTGTATAAATTCTAAAATTCGAAATTCTGTCGATAATCTTTGTCTCAAAACCAGGGCACCCTCTGTGGTATTTGTGATATACAAGGAGGTCGAAGCAGTCACGCTAAGCCCAAAACGAATTGTTTTCTTTCCAACTTTATGCCATATCAATAATAACAATATGTTTTGGATTCCGGAATACGTAAAATTCAAAGAATATGTCCACATTCCGAAAATCATAtccaaatttttcaaaaaaataaataaataaataaatatatatatatatatatatatatatatatatatatatatatatatatatttgatttttACCGATATCtaagaaattataaaaaaaataccaaaagcaAAATAGAATACACAGAGG is a window of Lactuca sativa cultivar Salinas chromosome 1, Lsat_Salinas_v11, whole genome shotgun sequence DNA encoding:
- the LOC111915913 gene encoding uncharacterized protein LOC111915913, which codes for MTLKSRSELLQEQSKTMDLMDVNQVLEVPDTPDRQQVSATHDSDFKERRNNASTNNQKPSKDYINGRMRNQQIENGKSATVSGNRRLFIHPYSSTSFEHPKPSVDTTRHDKGKGKSLCNSDAQKLAHQEGGSFVGVSKQNGIGHSGISRVNAFTKGVLPLNRIPAVESLDRSSKSCKVDNTFKNVAHHKAESSIQPCSSIKVPHKRMLVRNGCISPHNIAKSKHIEKKDETGIVVKEGENGSISNTVDIKDMVTEDKDSHRCKGKGVSVSHSHHPLKEPDRKTIHKEQSTESERWRTTHNHRKQRDIEQQKKGLMQRDHRNEKDFVNLVESERVSSSSSSVSTSRNLGKRSVSLVDDFNGETSNSRPKRNKNLNGVGPSNPVVEPITCNNEDSGVRALQVEADEMLARELQQQLYDEELTPVLEVNEMDSNLPFAMPAQQDNSTRQAGGRRPYRRQAPSSLNARQPNTSRPSSIQRRLQPQARASSRMSQLRTRFQTINRRNSIFPPNMDVDVRMQILEMLEADGDRRRRNDVSRIRREFNEDDYEMLLALDDDNHRHGGATPAQINNLPESTVQAENLQECSICLETPAIGETIRHLPCLHRFHKECIDQWLRRKTSCPICKSSIE